Genomic segment of Oncorhynchus tshawytscha isolate Ot180627B linkage group LG13, Otsh_v2.0, whole genome shotgun sequence:
ATGCATGTGTGTATACATATCTGTACTGCCTCGCTTGACAGGCTTACATTGGCACTGGGAATGATACTTATGCATGTAATGTGTTTACACGTGTCGTGTGGGCAtgactgtgcatgtgtgtgtgtctgctgctgtCTTCGAAGAGTGGAAAAGAAACAGGTTGTGTGTGCTGAatgagcctctctctctgtgtttgtgtgtgtgtgtgtgtgtgtgtggtatgcatTTAGGTTTCTCTGTAATCTTTTTCTCAATGCAGATTGTGTTGTgcggaggtctctctctctcggtctctccctctctgtgctaTGTGTGGGGCTCTTTCTTGTCAATGGTAGTAGCCTAACCCCtcaatttctctttctctctccattaccctctcttctctccattgcCCTCCCTCTCGTCTCCATCTTTCTGCTCTGTCtataccacccctctctctccatcccctctctctctccatcctctctctctctccatcccctctctctccataccctctttctccccatcccctctctctccccatcccctctctctctccatcccctctctctccacatcccctctctctcccctgccctctctccccatcccctctctctctctctctctccccatctcctctctctcccatcccctctctctctccatctcctctctctcccatcccctctctctcccctgccctctctcccatcccctctctctccccctctccccccatcccctctctcccccatcccctctctctccatcccctctcctccccattcctctctctctccatccactctctctccctccctcccctctctctctccctaccctctctctcccctaccctttctctctccctattctctctctctctctccctccctccctcccttattttgcaaatgtatcgCCTTTCTGccaacctttctctctttcttccccgtctctctcattatccctccccctcttcatctctagTGTTGCTGGCCATAAAAGCCCATCAACTGTTCcacttctccatcctctctctctatccttctctccctccttaccACTCcaactcctccctctatcctcaaaTTCTGTCTACTCATCTCTCTATGAATTGCCCTCTTTTACCACaccccattccctccctccctttcatccTCTTTCCCCTTTTTGTCTCCCTTCTTTTCATTCCGGCCCTCATTCTAGAGTCTTTTTCAtcatctatcctccatccctcgaTTCCTCACCTGTATTCCTCTCAATAAAAGAAAATGCCTTTCTCACTTTCATCcggtttctcttctctctccctcctcctccttctctccattcctAATTCCCATTCTCTAACCAGGATGTGTCTTTTGTCATTATTGTAAAAGAGAATGTTCTCAATAACATGTTTAAATAAAAGGTAATAAATACAAGTAATTCcttgtctcctccctccatccttccctttccctttcctcacCTGGATGTGTCTCTTGCTGATCTGTTGGGTGATGTGAACTCGTCCTGTGCTGGGGTCCAGCCCGGCCAGAGGCACTGCCGCCTCCCCGATGACATCATCACGGGCGAAGCGGTCAAAGCTGAGCACCAGGAAGTGCAGTGTGAGGTCGGGCAGTGTGCTGTAGGCCACGCCGTAGAACGTAAACGTCTCGTCAAACACTGGCTCCAAGGTCTTCCTCAGGACGCGGGTCTGAAGAGCAATTGGTCATATTTCAGTCTGGTTGCTATTGTGACAATAGCACTTAAACAGTCACACTTACAGTAACAGTTAAACAGTCACACTTACAGTAACACTTAAACCGTTACACTTACAGTAACATTTAAACCGTTACACTTACAGTAACACTTAAACCGTTACACGTACAGTAACACTTAAACCGTTACACGTACAGTAACatttacatgtacagtaacagttAAACAGTTACACTTACAGTAACAGTTAAACAGTTACACTTACAGTAACACTTAAACCGTTACACTTACAGTAACACTTAAACCGTTACACGTACAGTAACACTTAAACCGTTACACGTACAGTAACACTTAAACCGTTACACTTACAGTAACAGTTACACGTACAGTAACAGTTAAACAGTTACACTTACAGTAACAGTTACACGTACAGTAACAGTTAAACAGTTACACGTACAGTAACAGTTAAACAATTACACGTACAGTAACAGTTAAACAGTCACACTTACAGTAACAGTTAAACAGTTACACTTACAGTAACAGTTAAACAGTTACACTTACAGTAACAGTTACTGTACGTGTAACAGTTAAACAGTCACACTTACAGTAACAGTTAAACAgttacatgtacagtaacagttAAACAGTTACACGTACAGTAACAGTTAAACAGTTACACGTACAGTAACAGTTAAACAGTTACACGTACAGTAACACTTAAACCGTTACACGTACAGTAACACTTAAACCGTTACACGTACAGTAACACTTAAACCGTTACACGTACAGTAACACTTAAACCGTTACACTTACAGTAACAGTTACACGTACAGTAACAGTTAAACAGTTACACTTACAGTAACAGTTACACGTACAGTAACAGTTAAACAGTTACACGTACAGTAACAGTTAAACAATTACACGTACAGTAACAGTTAAACAGTCACACTTACAGTAACAGTTAAACAGTTACACTTACAGTAACAGTTACTGTACGTGTAACAGTTAAACAGTCACACTTACAGTAACAGTTAAACAgttacatgtacagtaacagttaaacagttacacgtacagtaacagttaaacagttacacgtacagtaacagttaaacagttacacgtacagtaacagttaaacagttacacgtacagtaacagttaaacagttacacgtacagtaacagttaaacagttacatgtacagtaacagttaaacagttacatgtacagtaacagttAAACAGTTACACGTACAGTAACAGTTAAACAGTTACACTTACAGTAACAGTTACTGTACGTATAACAGTTAAACAGTTACACTTACAGTAACAGTTAAACAgttacatgtacagtaacagttAAACAGTTACACGTACAGTAACAGTTAAACAGTTACACGTACAGTAACAGTTAAACAGTTACACGTACAGTAACAGTTAAACAGTTACACGTACAGTAACAGTTAAACAGTTACACTTACAGTAACAGTTACTGTACGTATAACAGTTAAACAGTTACACTTACAGTAACAGTTAAACAgttacatgtacagtaacagttAAACAGTTACACGTACAGTAACAGTTAAACAGTTACACGTACAGTAACAGTTAAACAGTTACACGTACAGTAACAGTTAAACAGTTACAGTGACACAACTCTTTTACAATACAAAATGAGAGGGATAATGCAGGGGTCTTCAAACTTTTCTTGCCCAGGGCCCCAATCATGTTTGTATACTTAAaagatgttttaaaaaatgttcttATTTTGATCTAATCCTGTAATAATGAAAATtcaaataattaaataataaaagTATTAAGCTAATTGGGACCGCAACCCCAAATACCTAAACCCTAAAAACACAACAAAGCAAATCAAGGATTAACCCTGTAGGTAGGAAGAAACCTCCAGAGGAACCAGACTCACCTTGACCCGATGCTTCTTTTCTGGCAGTATGGTCATCTTCACGTAGGGGTCCGAGCTACCCGCCTGCTCGTCCACGGCCGGCAGACCCTGGGCGCCAACAATGGTCACCACCAGCGCCTTCTTGGGGAAGTTGTAGTCCACGGACAGGCTGAGGGTGCCTAGGGCAGCGTGCGGCGTGGTGGTGCCCTCCCCCTGGCACGGAGTAAAGGGCGAAGCTGTCTTGCTGGCATCacagctactgctactgctgttacCTCCGGAGCTGCTCTCCAGGCAGCAGTAGTCGGCTCGGATGGGCAGCGCCCGCTCTAGCCTGGGCTGTCCAGCAGGAGGCAGCAGGTGGCTCATCTGCAGGTGGGTGGAGCCGTTGAGCAGGCCCGTTTCTGGGTCAGCGTCCACCAGCAtcacccttcctccccctccacctcttcctcgcTCGCCATTACGACCCCACTCTACGCCGGATCCGCCGCCATTTCGCGAGGAGCCCGGGCGTCGACCCACGCGGACGATCTTCTTGTTACTGAGTGTCTCCGGGTAGATGCTGATTCCCTTGAGCATGTGGATGAACTTGTAGGGCGGGTCGACGGCCGGGTCACAGGGCCCCGATTGGAGCTTGTAGCTGCCCGTCATCTGGCGGTAGCGACGCTGGCAGCAGGTCCAGAGGAAGACGGCCACCGTGACCGAGACCACCAGGACCCCGGCGCCCAGGAAGCCCGCCAGCACCGGGGACACCTCTGAGAGGGGCGAGGAGgggaatgagggacagggagagagcagggaaatCTTATTCATTTTATGATTTCCTTTCCACCGTTATTCACTTCATTCCTTCAATACTGATGGGTTGAAAGCCTTACTAACAGGTAGATTAGGCCTTCTAAAAAACTGCCTTCAACAAACAAAGGAAGAACAAGTGCGGAATGAAAACACATAATGAAACAGAAGGTTGTATTCCATCAAAAAGCATAATTCCCTGCCTAAAGTGAGAAGATGAAAGGCTGTCAAAAATATGTGTCCCGAAAAGCAGGAAAACTGGTTAAACCTTGTAAAATGGATGGACTTGATCAGAGTATTTCAAATTTTTCCCCCCTGTTCACGTTTCGTGGGGCCTTGCCCCATACAGTCAGTCAGATGAGGAAGTTGAAGTTAGTATAAGCCGTTGCAGAAGGATTACAGTATGTTCTACACCATGTTCTACCCGGAGCGTTTAGGAAAACACACAACACCACTGACCTACATTTGGACTAAGCATGTGACCCAGTTTAAAAAGTGACTGACAGCTGTGGCACCAGCCTGGATCCAAGCTTCGGCTGGCACCTTATTTGACAGTACACGTTTAACTggtattcaaaatcaaatcaaattttatttggcacatgcgccgaatataacaggtagaccttaccatgaaatgcttacctacaagcccttaaccaacaatgcaattttaagaaaaataagacttaagaaaatatttactaaataaaacaaataaacaaataaaagagcaacaataaaataacaataacgaggctatatacagggggtaccggtaccaagtgaatgtgtgggggtactggttagtcaaggtaattgacgtaatatgtacatgtaggtagaggtagtgactatgcaaatagtccgggtagccatttgattagctgtccagaagacttatggcttgggggtagaagctgttattcTTAgcaagaagccttttggacctagacttggagctccgtaccacttgccgtgctgtagcagagagaacagtcaatgactagggtggctggagtctttggccatttttaggaccttcctctgacaccgcctggtgtagaggtcctggatggcaggaagcttggtcccagtgatgtactgggccgtaacgcattaccctctgtagcgccttgaggtcagaggccgagcagttgccgtaccttAAATAGTGGTGCGAAATAAAGTGCTGCCTAGTTCTGAGGTGTGGCTATGGATGTGAGGAGAAAGGTGAGGCTAaggacacagggagagggagacttttTCTGAAAATATCATTTTTAAGAGATGGATAAATAATATCAACAAACACGTGTGATGGAATATTTGGTATTCTGAATAAAGGAAAACTATTCTATGGCATTTCTATGTTAACCGTAGTAGATTAACATAAGCGGTGCATTATGTTTTGCTAGTTATCAACACAATCAGTGAATTTAAAAGGGTCAAATTATTAAATGAACAGTGCATAGCATTGTGTATTGTGAGTCACTGGAAATGTGTAACAGAAATATAGTTGGATTGATGTTGATATAAACACTGAAAGCAGTCAGGGAACGCTTCACTGTGTCGACTATTAAGCACTACATGGTATTATAATAGGAACAAATCTGAATAAAGTATTCCATTACTGTGGCCATGTTCAGTATAATTTAATATAAAAAAGTAATTCTGCACTTGGCTTGCTGCTACCAGTCATTTTACATTGCCTCTGTTGGGAAAATGACATTGTTGTATAAAACTATATCAGCTGTTTCGTTTGTTTGTGTAgcctaataaaaataaaatcattgcatggagagaaaaatagtaTGCTGATCTCTAGGATGTACAGTACAGAGCACTCTTTACTGTTCAATATTGGTGTTTGTAGACTAGGTGACAAACTTGAAAACACTCATTGTCGTAGAAGTACAGCGCATTCGAAAAGTGTTCAGACCTCTTCaccgtttccacattttgttacgttacagcctgatacgaaaatggattaaatcattgtttctcctcatcaatcgacacacaataccccataatgacaaagcacaaacaggtttttagaattgtttgctattttattaaaaataaaaaactgaaatgtgacatttacataagcattcagaccctttactcagtactttgttgaagcacctttggcagcgattagctgtgacgctacaagtttggcagaCAGGTATTTAcaggtacaggtgcatcaacgccTGGGACCGAGGTGACTGAAAAAcatctatctcaagaccatcagactgataaacagctatcattaactcagagaggctgctgcctacattgagacccaataaCTGGCCCCTAAATGGGTCACTAGTCACTTTCTACAACGGcactaaataatgccactttattcatgtttacatatcttgcattactcatatcacatgtatatactgtatttgatttataatgtttacatatcttacattactcatatcacatgtacagtgggtcaaaaaagtatttagtcagccaccaattgtgcaagttctcccacttaaaaagatgacagaggcctgtaattttcatcataggtacacttcaactatgacagacaaaatgagaaaaaaaatccagaaaatcacattgtaggatttttaatgaatttttttgcaaattatggtggaaaataagtatttggtcacctacaaacaagcaagatttctggctctcacagacctgtaacttattctttaagaggctcctctgttctccactcgttacctgtattaatggcacctgtttgaacttatcagtataaaagacacctgtccacaacctcaaacagtcacactccaaactccactatggccaagaccaaaaagctgtcaaaggacactgTATTTTATGTATCTATtgtaccttgcctatgccgctcgaccatcactcatccatatacttacatgtacatattctcattcacccctttagatgtgtgtattaggtagttgttggagatttttagattacttgttagatattactgcactgtcggaactagaagcacaagcacttcgctacactggcaattaacatctgctaaccaggtgtatgtgacaaataaaatttgatttacttggggagtttctcccgttcttctctgtagatcctctcaagctctgtcacgttggatggagagcattgctgcacagctgttttcaggtctctcaagaggttcaagtccgggctctggctgggcccctcaaggacattcagagatttgtaccgaagccactcctgcgttatcttggctgtgtgcttagggttgttgtcctgttggaaggggaaccatcaccccattctgaggtcctgagcactctggagcaggttttcatcaaagatctctctgtactttgcctagttcatctttcccttgatccagactagtctcccagtccatgccac
This window contains:
- the LOC112264717 gene encoding synaptotagmin-11 isoform X1, with the protein product MTEITNLRPAYEVSPVLAGFLGAGVLVVSVTVAVFLWTCCQRRYRQMTGSYKLQSGPCDPAVDPPYKFIHMLKGISIYPETLSNKKIVRVGRRPGSSRNGGGSGVEWGRNGERGRGGGGGRVMLVDADPETGLLNGSTHLQMSHLLPPAGQPRLERALPIRADYCCLESSSGGNSSSSSCDASKTASPFTPCQGEGTTTPHAALGTLSLSVDYNFPKKALVVTIVGAQGLPAVDEQAGSSDPYVKMTILPEKKHRVKTRVLRKTLEPVFDETFTFYGVAYSTLPDLTLHFLVLSFDRFARDDVIGEAAVPLAGLDPSTGRVHITQQISKRHIQCVSRGELLVSLSYQPVTHRLNVVVLKAKHLPRMDITGLSGNPYVKVNVFYSHKRIAKKKTHVKKCTLNPVFNESFIYDVPAELLADVSVEFLVVDFDRTTKNEVVGRLVLGGQSLMPTGVTHWREVCDNPRRQIAKWHTLGEY
- the LOC112264717 gene encoding synaptotagmin-11 isoform X2, producing MTGSYKLQSGPCDPAVDPPYKFIHMLKGISIYPETLSNKKIVRVGRRPGSSRNGGGSGVEWGRNGERGRGGGGGRVMLVDADPETGLLNGSTHLQMSHLLPPAGQPRLERALPIRADYCCLESSSGGNSSSSSCDASKTASPFTPCQGEGTTTPHAALGTLSLSVDYNFPKKALVVTIVGAQGLPAVDEQAGSSDPYVKMTILPEKKHRVKTRVLRKTLEPVFDETFTFYGVAYSTLPDLTLHFLVLSFDRFARDDVIGEAAVPLAGLDPSTGRVHITQQISKRHIQCVSRGELLVSLSYQPVTHRLNVVVLKAKHLPRMDITGLSGNPYVKVNVFYSHKRIAKKKTHVKKCTLNPVFNESFIYDVPAELLADVSVEFLVVDFDRTTKNEVVGRLVLGGQSLMPTGVTHWREVCDNPRRQIAKWHTLGEY